In Phaseolus vulgaris cultivar G19833 chromosome 10, P. vulgaris v2.0, whole genome shotgun sequence, a single genomic region encodes these proteins:
- the LOC137819461 gene encoding uncharacterized protein isoform X1, whose amino-acid sequence MMMAMSKGCEYLSKEKKWVSTYGFFSLLFLFFLAAINFFVNWVDLSRVASTKTILTFNKQQLQFPINCTDGNSTATCSSYYPTTFEFDGDSSTTSCPDYFRWIHEDLKPWESTGITRDMVERGRNVSHFRLVIVNGKVYVQNLDKVYETRDVFTVWGVLQLIRLYPGKIPDLDLMFQCGDKPVVLKKHFQGPQAMPPPPVFHYCGDEISHDIVFPDWSFWGWPEINIAPWETTLHNILEGNKRTKWIDRIPYAFWKGNPMVARIRKELFKCNPTKEHDWNARIDSLHWDKERASNYENSKLENQCTHRYKIYIEGAAWSVSQKYIILCDSMTLLIEPTYYDFFTRNMVPLQHYWPISPRNMCEDIKYAVDWGNSHLQNAQVIGNGGTNYILENLKLKFVYDYMFHLLNAYAKLLKFKPTIPEGAIEVCSESMACPVQGLQKSFMVESMVNSPSDTPPCAMPSPYTPETLIEFLKKNENLIQQVKTKGVNSLLV is encoded by the exons ATGATGATGGCTATGAGTAAAGGTTGTGAATATTTGAGCAAAGAGAAGAAATGGGTTTCTACCTATGGCTTCTTCTCCCTCcttttcctcttcttccttgCTGCAATCAACTTCTTTGTCAACTGGGTAGACCTT TCAAGAGTAGCAAGCACCAAGACAATTCTAACATTCAATAAGCAACAACTTCAGTTTCCAATTAACTGCACTGATGGAAATTCAACAGCAACATGCTCATCATACTATCCAACAACATTTGAGTTTGATGGTGATTCATCAACTACATCATGTCCAGATTACTTTAGATGGATCCATGAAGATCTAAAGCCCTGGGAGAGCACAGGAATCACAAGGGACATGGTTGAAAGAGGCAGAAACGTTTCACATTTTAGGCTTGTAATTGTGAATGGAAAAGTTTATGTACAAAATCTTGACAAAGTATATGAGACAAGGGATGTGTTCACAGTATGGGGAGTTTTGCAACTTATAAGGTTGTACCCTGGAAAGATACCAGATTTGGATCTAATGTTTCAGTGTGGAGACAAACCTGTTGTGttgaaaaaacattttcaaggaCCACAAGCTATGCCACCTCCCCCTGTGTTCCATTATTGTGGAGATGAAATTTCACATGACATTGTCTTCCCTGATTGGTCCTTCTGGGGTTG GCCTGAGATCAACATAGCACCATGGGAAACAACATTACACAATATACTAGAAGGCAACAAGAGGACCAAATGGATAGATAGAATACCCTATGCTTTTTGGAAGGGTAACCCAATGGTGGCTCGTATTAGGAAAGAACTTTTCAAGTGCAATCCCACAAAAGAACATGATTGGAATGCAAGAATAGATAGCCTA cATTGGGACAAGGAGAGAGCAAGTAATTATGAGAATTCAAAGCTAGAAAATCAGTGTACCCATAg ATATAAGATCTATATAGAAGGCGCTGCATGGTCTGTGAGTCAAAAGTACATAATACTATGTGATTCAATGACCTTATTAATAGAGCCTACGTATTATGACTTCTTTACAAGAAATATGGTACCTTTGCAACACTATTGGCCTATCAGTCCCAGAAACATGTGTGAAGACATTAAGTATGCTGTGGATTGGGGAAATTCTCACCTTCAAAAT GCACAAGTGATTGGCAATGGAGGGACTAACTACATATTAGAGAACTTAAAGTTGAAGTTTGTGTATGATTACATGTTTCATCTATTAAATGCGTATGCAAAGCTCTTAAAATTCAAACCAACCATACCAGAAGGAGCAATAGAGGTTTGTTCTGAAAGTATGGCATGTCCTGTGCAAGGTTTACAAAAAAGTTTTATGGTAGAGTCCATGGTGAACTCACCAAGTGATACACCTCCATGTGCAATGCCTTCTCCTTATACACCTGAAACTCTcatagagtttctaaaaaaaaatgaaaatctaaTCCAACAAGTGAAAACAAAGGGAGTCAATAGCTTGTTAGTGTAG
- the LOC137819461 gene encoding uncharacterized protein isoform X2, whose product MIKWIFFSIITLVVFVASSFFLEIDFSRVASTKTILTFNKQQLQFPINCTDGNSTATCSSYYPTTFEFDGDSSTTSCPDYFRWIHEDLKPWESTGITRDMVERGRNVSHFRLVIVNGKVYVQNLDKVYETRDVFTVWGVLQLIRLYPGKIPDLDLMFQCGDKPVVLKKHFQGPQAMPPPPVFHYCGDEISHDIVFPDWSFWGWPEINIAPWETTLHNILEGNKRTKWIDRIPYAFWKGNPMVARIRKELFKCNPTKEHDWNARIDSLHWDKERASNYENSKLENQCTHRYKIYIEGAAWSVSQKYIILCDSMTLLIEPTYYDFFTRNMVPLQHYWPISPRNMCEDIKYAVDWGNSHLQNAQVIGNGGTNYILENLKLKFVYDYMFHLLNAYAKLLKFKPTIPEGAIEVCSESMACPVQGLQKSFMVESMVNSPSDTPPCAMPSPYTPETLIEFLKKNENLIQQVKTKGVNSLLV is encoded by the exons ATGATCAAATGGATTTTCTTCTCCATCATCACCTTGGTTGTTTTTGTTGCAAGCTCTTTCTTCCTGGAAATTGATTTT TCAAGAGTAGCAAGCACCAAGACAATTCTAACATTCAATAAGCAACAACTTCAGTTTCCAATTAACTGCACTGATGGAAATTCAACAGCAACATGCTCATCATACTATCCAACAACATTTGAGTTTGATGGTGATTCATCAACTACATCATGTCCAGATTACTTTAGATGGATCCATGAAGATCTAAAGCCCTGGGAGAGCACAGGAATCACAAGGGACATGGTTGAAAGAGGCAGAAACGTTTCACATTTTAGGCTTGTAATTGTGAATGGAAAAGTTTATGTACAAAATCTTGACAAAGTATATGAGACAAGGGATGTGTTCACAGTATGGGGAGTTTTGCAACTTATAAGGTTGTACCCTGGAAAGATACCAGATTTGGATCTAATGTTTCAGTGTGGAGACAAACCTGTTGTGttgaaaaaacattttcaaggaCCACAAGCTATGCCACCTCCCCCTGTGTTCCATTATTGTGGAGATGAAATTTCACATGACATTGTCTTCCCTGATTGGTCCTTCTGGGGTTG GCCTGAGATCAACATAGCACCATGGGAAACAACATTACACAATATACTAGAAGGCAACAAGAGGACCAAATGGATAGATAGAATACCCTATGCTTTTTGGAAGGGTAACCCAATGGTGGCTCGTATTAGGAAAGAACTTTTCAAGTGCAATCCCACAAAAGAACATGATTGGAATGCAAGAATAGATAGCCTA cATTGGGACAAGGAGAGAGCAAGTAATTATGAGAATTCAAAGCTAGAAAATCAGTGTACCCATAg ATATAAGATCTATATAGAAGGCGCTGCATGGTCTGTGAGTCAAAAGTACATAATACTATGTGATTCAATGACCTTATTAATAGAGCCTACGTATTATGACTTCTTTACAAGAAATATGGTACCTTTGCAACACTATTGGCCTATCAGTCCCAGAAACATGTGTGAAGACATTAAGTATGCTGTGGATTGGGGAAATTCTCACCTTCAAAAT GCACAAGTGATTGGCAATGGAGGGACTAACTACATATTAGAGAACTTAAAGTTGAAGTTTGTGTATGATTACATGTTTCATCTATTAAATGCGTATGCAAAGCTCTTAAAATTCAAACCAACCATACCAGAAGGAGCAATAGAGGTTTGTTCTGAAAGTATGGCATGTCCTGTGCAAGGTTTACAAAAAAGTTTTATGGTAGAGTCCATGGTGAACTCACCAAGTGATACACCTCCATGTGCAATGCCTTCTCCTTATACACCTGAAACTCTcatagagtttctaaaaaaaaatgaaaatctaaTCCAACAAGTGAAAACAAAGGGAGTCAATAGCTTGTTAGTGTAG